A single region of the Hyphomonas adhaerens MHS-3 genome encodes:
- a CDS encoding rhomboid family intramembrane serine protease, protein MDFFTSAPVTSSLLLANIVASMIGFGATDFINQNSLWIRPIREQGQWHRVLTSGFLHVNGMHLFVNMLTLFYFGPPLESVFGSTGFAILYFGSLLGGSFWEVVDKGREPDYRAIGASGAISGLMSAVGILFPFATIYLMFALPIWAGLYALLFIVISFIFSQRENAMIAHGAHLGGAVTGIALTLILRPESFGQLLDQIARQFG, encoded by the coding sequence ATGGATTTTTTCACTTCGGCGCCAGTCACGTCCAGCCTGCTGCTGGCCAACATTGTCGCCAGCATGATCGGCTTCGGCGCCACCGATTTCATCAATCAGAACTCATTGTGGATCCGGCCGATCCGCGAACAGGGCCAGTGGCACCGCGTTCTGACATCCGGCTTCCTGCACGTGAACGGCATGCACCTCTTCGTGAACATGCTGACGCTCTTCTATTTCGGCCCCCCGCTGGAGAGCGTGTTCGGCAGCACCGGGTTTGCGATCCTGTATTTCGGCTCCCTTCTTGGCGGCTCGTTCTGGGAAGTCGTCGACAAGGGCCGCGAGCCGGATTACCGCGCCATCGGCGCCTCGGGGGCCATATCCGGCCTGATGTCGGCCGTCGGCATCCTGTTCCCGTTCGCCACGATCTACCTGATGTTCGCCCTGCCGATCTGGGCGGGCCTTTATGCCCTGCTCTTCATCGTCATCAGCTTCATCTTTTCGCAGCGTGAAAACGCGATGATCGCCCATGGCGCCCACCTGGGCGGCGCGGTCACCGGTATCGCGCTGACCCTGATTCTGAGACCTGAATCGTTCGGCCAGCTGCTGGACCAGATCGCCCGGCAGTTTGGCTGA
- a CDS encoding ATP-binding protein has product MFRLRDITPRGLYARSLLMVVLPVVLILTLTTWYYYDSHIAEVNRKLGQSIARDVSVVQDYCERRSVSPISRDIIASRLDLTFSCDAPDAAPEAEGFLEAFSYRNVLREELRIRLGVPVVVGLSPNDSLIHIRFPASSQTVEVLVERKRAVTITSHFFIVWVIIFSLLMIALAVAFLNQQVRSILRLSKAARAFGRGRDVPDFRPSGANEVREAARAVIDMKNRLTAFAEQRTAMLAGVSHDLRTPLTRLKLALAMMDETDEIRAMKADLDDMGMMLEGYLAFAKGEESDEPAEFDFAGLVREAAAGFAETISVTGPDTIRIKGRRLAIKRALTNLLSNAVKFGDTVQITLVDGPHAAEVHIDDDGPGIPKDQHEDAFRPFSRLDEARTQNTSGIGLGLTLARDTARAHGGDLRLSESALGGLRASLRLPH; this is encoded by the coding sequence ATGTTCCGCCTGCGAGATATCACCCCCCGCGGCCTTTATGCCCGCAGCCTGCTGATGGTGGTGCTGCCGGTCGTCCTGATCCTGACTTTGACGACCTGGTACTATTACGACAGCCACATCGCCGAGGTGAACCGCAAGCTGGGCCAGTCCATCGCACGGGATGTCAGCGTCGTGCAGGATTATTGCGAGCGGCGGTCCGTGTCGCCAATCTCACGCGACATCATCGCCAGCCGGCTGGACCTGACCTTCAGCTGCGACGCCCCGGATGCCGCACCGGAAGCAGAAGGCTTTCTGGAGGCGTTCTCCTATCGCAACGTCCTGCGGGAAGAATTGCGCATCCGGCTCGGCGTGCCCGTCGTGGTTGGCCTCAGCCCGAACGACTCCCTCATCCACATCCGCTTTCCTGCGTCCAGCCAGACGGTGGAAGTGCTGGTCGAACGCAAGCGCGCGGTGACGATTACTTCGCACTTCTTCATCGTCTGGGTCATCATATTCAGCCTCCTGATGATTGCCCTGGCGGTCGCGTTCCTGAACCAGCAGGTGCGCTCCATCCTCCGCCTCTCCAAGGCCGCCCGCGCCTTTGGCCGGGGCCGTGACGTGCCGGACTTCCGGCCTTCCGGCGCAAACGAAGTGCGCGAAGCGGCCCGCGCAGTCATCGACATGAAGAACCGGCTGACCGCCTTTGCAGAGCAGCGCACCGCCATGCTGGCAGGGGTCAGCCATGATTTGCGGACGCCACTGACCCGGCTGAAACTCGCCCTCGCCATGATGGACGAGACCGACGAGATCCGCGCCATGAAGGCCGACCTCGATGATATGGGCATGATGCTGGAAGGCTATCTCGCCTTCGCGAAGGGCGAGGAAAGCGACGAACCGGCCGAATTCGATTTCGCCGGACTGGTGCGGGAGGCCGCCGCCGGGTTCGCCGAGACCATTTCCGTGACCGGACCGGACACAATCCGGATCAAGGGCCGCCGCCTCGCCATCAAGCGGGCGCTGACCAACCTCCTCTCAAATGCCGTGAAATTCGGCGACACGGTCCAGATCACACTGGTGGACGGGCCGCATGCCGCCGAGGTTCACATCGACGATGATGGCCCCGGCATTCCGAAAGACCAGCATGAGGACGCCTTCCGCCCCTTCTCCCGGCTGGACGAAGCGCGCACCCAGAATACGTCCGGCATCGGCCTCGGCCTGACGCTGGCCCGCGACACGGCCCGCGCCCATGGCGGAGACCTGCGACTGTCCGAGAGTGCGCTTGGCGGCTTGCGCGCCAGCCTCCGCCTGCCACATTGA
- a CDS encoding alpha/beta fold hydrolase, translating into MSGENKGIVRDQPPEIPSEGGPLAEFKGAVPPAPEWFRKAVATPYETASVEVKGANVTYQRWGKRGAPGLLLVHGNGAHAHWWDFIAPYFAEEYNVAAITFAGMGDSDNRDSYNMATFAEEEVAVAEAAGLFDGPTKPIIVAHSFGGFVTLVTGAKYGDRFDGMVIVDSPVNPPERPHRGPDRKGRPNRVYPDLASALSRFRLAPPQLCENLYAVDYIARWSLKKADEGGWTWKFDPMIWTHFDPGKDPGEMLQAARCRVAIIRGENSSLMPDDVREYMRKLLGYQVPFISIPHADHHVMLDQPIAFIAALRTMLAEWNHSDPHRSVTEVPSPSQA; encoded by the coding sequence ATGAGCGGGGAGAACAAGGGCATCGTCCGGGACCAGCCACCGGAGATTCCGTCGGAAGGCGGGCCGCTGGCAGAGTTCAAGGGCGCCGTGCCGCCAGCGCCGGAATGGTTCCGCAAGGCGGTCGCCACACCGTATGAAACAGCCTCGGTGGAGGTTAAGGGCGCGAACGTCACCTATCAGCGCTGGGGCAAGCGCGGGGCGCCCGGCCTGCTTCTGGTCCATGGCAACGGCGCCCATGCCCATTGGTGGGATTTCATCGCGCCTTACTTTGCCGAAGAGTACAATGTCGCGGCGATCACCTTTGCCGGCATGGGCGACAGCGATAACCGCGACAGCTACAACATGGCGACCTTCGCGGAGGAGGAGGTTGCCGTGGCCGAGGCGGCCGGCCTGTTCGACGGGCCGACCAAGCCGATCATCGTGGCGCACTCCTTCGGCGGCTTTGTCACGCTGGTGACCGGCGCGAAATATGGCGACCGGTTCGACGGCATGGTGATCGTCGACAGTCCGGTGAACCCGCCGGAGCGTCCGCACCGGGGGCCTGACCGCAAGGGCCGCCCGAACCGGGTCTATCCGGATCTTGCCTCTGCGCTCAGCCGGTTCCGTCTGGCCCCGCCGCAGCTTTGCGAGAACCTCTATGCGGTGGATTATATTGCCCGCTGGAGCCTGAAGAAGGCGGACGAGGGCGGCTGGACATGGAAGTTCGATCCGATGATCTGGACACATTTCGACCCTGGCAAGGACCCCGGTGAAATGCTGCAGGCGGCGCGCTGCCGGGTGGCCATCATCCGCGGCGAGAACAGTTCACTGATGCCGGACGATGTGCGCGAATACATGCGCAAATTGCTGGGCTACCAGGTGCCGTTCATTTCCATTCCGCATGCGGATCACCACGTCATGCTGGACCAGCCGATCGCCTTCATCGCGGCGCTGCGCACCATGCTGGCGGAATGGAACCATTCCGATCCGCACCGGTCGGTTACTGAGGTGCCGTCGCCGTCTCAGGCATGA
- a CDS encoding alpha/beta hydrolase, producing MNRIRAAAMAMLLGLLAACATPPRDAPGPPPPPRDLLVELGDAEAAGDRDAMLSLAAELMAEPSTDMALQQDLADLMAREGDTAGALAAYQQLANAEAAAPEPDWARLINLEARMAEIAADAGDMATATDHTGRAVGLVADHLGIDHPRMAPLLAFAKTNGLDMPAIAMAGGFATLEEMELALADSIERSRDTGAAMPAGRRVAPRVFGEEPDFDLVKVFYGTDRAPDPGQVLIVDGKPVLDARTYYAAERGQLETGTVIVSVPRNRALGEIPKPSVLRFDVRPDPARHVIVGDMKIHPDMEEFVREVKIELAKSQRREIFVLIHGYNTKFDAGIERTAQLSTDLEIDGAAVFYSWPSAGSLFGYKADRSQITPEAAQDLEDFLLVLADRTGADRISVVAHSMGNEFLTLALEQMARDRPGEKLFDEVIFASPDVDADEFIERVSEIDSLADDFTLYASSKDRALQASRRFNGTGRRAGDSAEPVLLPVLNTIDTSAVSDGGLGHSDIFGGAFTDFQAILWLSLEPDQRCLLGRREEGNAVAWVLGAPRTEFCGQKAFSTAMTTMRRVGVEESAMVLSEQAAEAESVGSPDAPLWQSALRIVQWLGTAGRFMPETATAPQ from the coding sequence TTGAACCGTATTCGCGCCGCCGCCATGGCCATGCTGCTGGGACTGCTGGCCGCCTGCGCCACCCCGCCCCGGGACGCGCCTGGCCCGCCTCCGCCGCCGCGCGACCTGCTGGTCGAGCTGGGCGACGCCGAAGCCGCCGGCGACCGGGATGCGATGCTCTCCCTTGCCGCCGAGCTGATGGCGGAACCCTCGACCGACATGGCGCTGCAGCAGGATCTCGCAGACCTGATGGCCCGTGAGGGCGACACGGCAGGCGCCCTCGCCGCGTACCAGCAGCTGGCCAATGCCGAAGCCGCCGCGCCGGAACCGGACTGGGCCCGCCTCATCAATCTTGAAGCGCGGATGGCCGAGATCGCCGCCGATGCGGGTGACATGGCCACCGCCACAGACCATACCGGACGGGCCGTCGGCCTCGTTGCAGACCATCTCGGCATCGACCATCCCCGCATGGCGCCCCTGCTGGCCTTCGCCAAGACGAATGGGCTGGATATGCCGGCCATCGCCATGGCGGGCGGCTTTGCGACCCTCGAAGAGATGGAACTGGCGCTCGCCGACAGTATCGAGCGCAGCCGCGACACCGGCGCCGCGATGCCTGCCGGACGCCGCGTGGCGCCGCGCGTGTTCGGTGAGGAACCGGACTTCGATCTCGTCAAAGTCTTCTACGGCACAGACCGCGCGCCGGACCCGGGCCAGGTTCTGATTGTCGACGGCAAGCCGGTGCTGGACGCCCGCACCTACTACGCGGCTGAGCGGGGCCAGCTGGAAACCGGGACGGTGATTGTCTCGGTGCCGCGCAACCGGGCCCTTGGCGAGATCCCGAAGCCCAGCGTGTTGCGCTTCGATGTCCGGCCCGATCCGGCCCGGCATGTCATTGTCGGCGACATGAAGATCCATCCGGACATGGAAGAATTTGTCCGCGAGGTAAAAATCGAACTGGCCAAGTCACAGCGCCGCGAGATCTTCGTGCTGATCCATGGCTACAACACGAAATTCGACGCAGGCATCGAGCGCACGGCGCAGCTGTCCACAGACCTCGAAATTGATGGCGCGGCGGTCTTCTATTCCTGGCCCTCGGCTGGCAGCCTGTTCGGCTACAAGGCGGACCGCTCGCAGATCACGCCCGAGGCGGCGCAGGACCTTGAAGACTTCCTGCTGGTCCTGGCCGACCGGACGGGCGCGGACCGGATCAGCGTTGTCGCCCATTCCATGGGGAACGAATTTCTGACCCTTGCGCTGGAACAGATGGCGCGCGACCGGCCCGGCGAAAAACTGTTCGACGAAGTCATCTTCGCCTCCCCCGATGTCGATGCCGACGAGTTCATCGAACGCGTTTCGGAGATCGACAGCCTCGCAGACGATTTCACCCTCTACGCCAGTTCGAAGGACCGCGCGCTGCAGGCGTCCCGGCGGTTCAACGGTACGGGCCGGCGCGCGGGGGATTCGGCAGAGCCGGTTCTGCTGCCGGTGCTGAACACGATCGACACGTCGGCCGTGTCCGATGGCGGGCTGGGGCATTCCGATATCTTCGGCGGCGCCTTCACCGATTTCCAGGCGATCCTCTGGCTCAGCCTGGAACCCGACCAGCGCTGCCTGCTCGGCCGGCGCGAGGAAGGCAATGCGGTGGCCTGGGTCCTCGGCGCGCCGCGCACGGAATTCTGCGGCCAGAAGGCCTTCTCCACAGCCATGACCACGATGCGGCGCGTCGGCGTGGAAGAGTCCGCGATGGTCCTGTCCGAACAGGCCGCCGAAGCGGAATCGGTCGGGTCGCCCGACGCGCCGCTCTGGCAGTCGGCCCTCCGGATCGTTCAGTGGCTGGGCACCGCCGGACGCTTCATGCCTGAGACGGCGACGGCACCTCAGTAA
- a CDS encoding GNAT family N-acetyltransferase gives MSDDTLPQKPLAPRKSAFLDVETPDDLHIVDVLIEERCPKLRANPAWPLVRPVLYTMLGYNKARRMADEIVELNGRESFDRLSRELAFDLSVEGIERMPREGRLIVAANHPTGLADGVAVWDLLKRVREDIIFFANADAVRVNPKFQDVIIPVEWVMDKRSPAKARETLKRAGEAFAEEKCVVIFPSGRLARKEGDRLIEKDWFSTVIGLAKKQKAPILPLNLDAWNSRLYYLLCNLSGELRDITLFHELLNKQGSQIRMTFGQVIDPETLQGEAVALTEKLKAHVAYELLENPEAVFRP, from the coding sequence ATGAGTGACGACACGCTCCCGCAAAAACCGCTGGCGCCGCGGAAATCAGCGTTCCTGGATGTGGAGACGCCGGATGACCTGCACATTGTGGATGTGCTGATCGAGGAGCGCTGCCCGAAACTGCGGGCGAACCCCGCCTGGCCGCTGGTGCGCCCGGTCCTTTATACGATGCTGGGCTACAACAAGGCCCGGCGCATGGCGGACGAGATCGTCGAACTGAACGGCCGGGAATCCTTTGACCGTCTGTCGCGCGAACTTGCCTTCGATCTTTCCGTTGAAGGGATCGAACGCATGCCGCGGGAGGGCCGGCTGATTGTTGCCGCCAACCACCCGACCGGCCTCGCGGACGGGGTGGCCGTGTGGGACCTGCTGAAGCGGGTGCGCGAAGACATCATCTTTTTTGCGAACGCCGACGCCGTCCGGGTCAATCCGAAATTCCAGGATGTGATCATCCCGGTCGAATGGGTGATGGACAAGCGCTCGCCTGCCAAGGCGCGGGAAACGCTGAAACGGGCAGGGGAGGCGTTCGCCGAGGAAAAATGCGTCGTCATCTTCCCGTCCGGGCGCCTCGCGCGGAAGGAAGGCGACCGGCTGATCGAGAAGGACTGGTTCTCCACCGTGATCGGTCTGGCGAAGAAGCAGAAGGCGCCGATCCTGCCGCTCAATCTCGATGCGTGGAATTCGCGGCTCTATTACCTGCTCTGCAATCTCAGCGGCGAGCTGCGCGACATCACCCTGTTCCACGAGCTGCTGAACAAGCAGGGCTCGCAGATACGGATGACATTCGGCCAGGTGATCGACCCGGAGACCCTCCAGGGGGAGGCGGTTGCGCTGACCGAGAAGCTCAAGGCGCACGTCGCCTATGAATTGCTGGAGAATCCGGAAGCCGTGTTCCGGCCCTGA
- a CDS encoding LysR substrate-binding domain-containing protein: MRPTLRQLQYLVAVADTGKFHEAARLLNVSQPSLSAQIAEAEQQLGAILVERGRHGAFMTPLGEEVVRRARAILIQVEDLKAFTLRPAGEVAGRYRLGTVSTIGPYLLPGAVRELHRLFPELRMSVHESRIADLNDRLNDGRLDMIISTPEDHASSAFMELFEETLYVCAAQEDELSAQKGPVDVEALRGRELLSLGPGHRLSLIIQQLADAAGAHVSTEYEGTSLDAVRQTASMGEGVAILPNLYAVVEAKRDPSQVVRPIRHKLARRKIGLIWREGSPLSEPMTEMGKVMRAVAADLLSSDGKEPKRRVSRR, encoded by the coding sequence ATGCGCCCAACGCTTAGACAGCTGCAATACCTGGTCGCCGTGGCCGATACCGGCAAATTTCACGAAGCGGCCCGCCTGCTGAACGTGTCGCAGCCGAGCCTCTCCGCCCAGATCGCGGAAGCCGAACAGCAATTGGGGGCCATCCTGGTGGAACGCGGCCGCCATGGGGCCTTCATGACCCCGCTGGGGGAAGAAGTCGTCCGGCGCGCGCGGGCGATCCTGATCCAGGTCGAGGATCTGAAGGCTTTCACCCTGCGTCCCGCGGGGGAGGTGGCCGGACGCTACCGGCTGGGCACGGTCTCCACTATCGGGCCCTATCTGCTGCCCGGCGCCGTCCGCGAACTGCACCGCCTGTTTCCCGAACTGCGCATGAGTGTGCACGAATCCCGTATCGCGGACCTCAATGACCGCCTGAACGATGGCCGGCTCGACATGATCATCTCGACACCGGAGGACCATGCCAGCAGTGCCTTCATGGAATTGTTCGAAGAGACCCTGTACGTCTGCGCCGCCCAGGAAGACGAATTGTCCGCGCAGAAGGGACCGGTCGATGTGGAGGCCCTGCGGGGGCGGGAGCTGTTGAGCCTCGGTCCCGGCCACAGGCTGAGCCTGATCATCCAGCAGCTGGCGGATGCGGCGGGCGCCCATGTCAGTACCGAATATGAAGGCACCTCGCTGGATGCCGTCCGCCAGACCGCCAGCATGGGGGAGGGGGTGGCGATCCTGCCGAATCTCTATGCCGTGGTTGAGGCCAAGCGTGACCCGAGTCAGGTCGTCCGTCCGATCCGGCACAAGCTGGCCCGCCGCAAGATCGGCCTCATCTGGCGCGAGGGCTCACCGCTGTCCGAACCGATGACGGAGATGGGAAAGGTGATGCGCGCCGTTGCAGCAGACCTGCTCAGCAGTGACGGCAAGGAGCCGAAGCGCCGGGTCAGTCGACGCTGA
- a CDS encoding GNAT family N-acetyltransferase, producing the protein MSDKPAKLIVRNAKVRDIPGIMEMSERVYGPGMGYARSELIGQLNRFPEGQFVAEYEGVIVGYCATFMISSDVALKPHTWNEITGVGFAARHDPDGDMLYGMDVMVHPDYRRLRIGERFYRIRRELCQWLELKGIVFGGRMPGYARHAKEFPNPQDYVDAVVDQKLKDPVINFQLRQGFKPIGVMKNYLLGDPKSKDCATHMLWENPLEQEKIKAKPGLGDTSLPERVRIATVQFQMRKINSIDEFEQQIEYFTDIASDYKSDFVVFPELFTLQLLSLEHRPLGPIESIEKISEYTPRYIEFMEKLAVSYNVNIIGGTHPSMMENGDILNISYVFLRDGSVHTQQKLHPTPSERMWWNIKGGEGALAIQTDCGPIGVMICYDSEFPELARHLVDQGALMLFVPFCTDERRGYMRVRYCCQARAVENQCYVTLSGVVGNLPNVENMDIHYAESCILTPSDFPFARDGVAADTAPNTETIALADLSLSDLLTARQSGAVQNLKDRRFDLYSVKWKKRR; encoded by the coding sequence ATGTCAGACAAACCCGCCAAGCTTATCGTCCGCAATGCCAAGGTCCGCGACATTCCCGGCATCATGGAGATGTCCGAACGCGTCTATGGCCCCGGCATGGGATATGCCCGAAGCGAACTGATCGGCCAGTTGAACCGCTTCCCGGAAGGCCAGTTCGTTGCCGAGTATGAAGGGGTCATCGTCGGCTATTGCGCCACTTTCATGATCTCCAGCGACGTCGCGCTGAAGCCGCACACCTGGAACGAGATCACCGGCGTGGGCTTTGCCGCCCGCCACGATCCTGACGGCGACATGCTGTATGGCATGGATGTGATGGTGCATCCGGACTACCGGCGCCTGCGCATCGGCGAGCGCTTCTACCGGATACGGAGGGAACTCTGCCAGTGGCTGGAACTGAAGGGCATCGTGTTCGGCGGGCGCATGCCCGGCTATGCCCGGCACGCAAAGGAATTCCCCAACCCGCAGGACTATGTTGACGCCGTCGTCGACCAGAAGCTCAAGGATCCTGTCATCAATTTCCAGCTGCGCCAGGGCTTCAAGCCCATCGGGGTCATGAAAAACTATCTGCTGGGCGATCCCAAATCGAAGGATTGCGCCACCCACATGCTGTGGGAAAACCCGCTGGAGCAGGAAAAGATCAAGGCGAAGCCCGGCCTCGGCGATACGTCCCTGCCGGAACGGGTGCGCATCGCCACCGTCCAGTTCCAGATGCGCAAGATCAACTCCATCGACGAGTTCGAGCAGCAGATCGAATATTTCACCGACATCGCCTCCGACTACAAATCCGACTTTGTCGTCTTCCCGGAACTGTTCACGCTTCAGCTCCTGTCACTGGAGCACCGGCCGCTCGGCCCGATCGAGTCGATCGAGAAGATCAGCGAATACACGCCGCGCTACATCGAGTTCATGGAGAAGCTCGCCGTCTCCTACAACGTCAACATCATCGGCGGGACGCATCCCAGCATGATGGAGAATGGCGACATCCTGAACATCAGCTACGTCTTCCTGCGCGACGGCTCGGTCCACACCCAGCAGAAGCTGCACCCGACGCCGTCAGAGCGGATGTGGTGGAACATCAAGGGCGGCGAAGGCGCGCTCGCCATCCAGACCGATTGCGGTCCGATCGGCGTGATGATCTGCTACGACTCCGAATTCCCGGAACTCGCCCGTCACCTCGTGGACCAGGGCGCGCTGATGCTGTTCGTCCCCTTCTGCACCGACGAGCGGCGCGGATACATGCGCGTGCGCTATTGCTGCCAGGCCCGGGCGGTGGAGAACCAGTGCTATGTCACCCTCTCCGGCGTGGTCGGCAACCTGCCGAATGTGGAGAACATGGACATCCACTATGCGGAAAGCTGCATCCTGACCCCGTCCGACTTCCCCTTCGCCCGCGATGGCGTCGCGGCCGATACGGCGCCGAATACCGAGACCATCGCGCTGGCCGACCTGTCCCTGTCAGACCTGCTGACCGCCCGCCAGTCCGGCGCCGTGCAGAACCTGAAAGACCGCCGGTTCGACCTTTACTCCGTGAAGTGGAAGAAGCGCCGCTGA
- a CDS encoding MarR family winged helix-turn-helix transcriptional regulator, with protein sequence MSTARYPSHTEAGAALTAVMLDIFRANGALLAAGDRLVAPLGLTSARWQVLGSIALSDHALPVAHLARVMGLSRQSVQRVVNDLEREGFVRFEPNPHHKRAHLVVLTDKGADAYAAASQQEAPWANALAEGMSPEVLETVRGVLNTLTARLDAD encoded by the coding sequence ATGAGTACGGCGCGTTATCCCTCGCACACAGAAGCCGGCGCAGCGCTGACGGCGGTGATGCTGGATATTTTTCGCGCCAATGGCGCGCTTCTCGCCGCGGGCGACCGTCTGGTCGCGCCGCTGGGGCTGACCAGTGCGCGCTGGCAGGTCCTCGGGTCGATTGCGCTCTCTGATCACGCCCTCCCGGTCGCACATCTTGCCCGGGTCATGGGCCTCAGCCGGCAGTCGGTCCAAAGAGTGGTCAACGATCTGGAGCGGGAGGGGTTCGTTCGATTCGAACCAAACCCGCATCATAAGCGAGCCCATCTTGTTGTCCTGACCGACAAGGGCGCTGACGCCTATGCCGCAGCATCGCAGCAGGAGGCGCCCTGGGCGAATGCCCTGGCCGAGGGCATGTCACCCGAAGTGCTGGAAACGGTTCGCGGCGTTCTGAACACTCTGACCGCACGCCTTGATGCAGACTGA
- the zapE gene encoding cell division protein ZapE: MANVVRQYRERVEAGLLTNDPVQAEAAERLDDLAKRLADPPKGGWFSKPDPVRGLYLWGGVGRGKSMLMDLFFEDAAPKAKRRVHFHEFMAEIQDRLDTWRKMPEGERKRSQWRVKGAGDDPIPPVAKQVAAEAQLLCFDEFQVTQIADAMILARLFDQLFSRGVTMVATSNRVPDDLYKDGINRPLFLPFIQQLKERCDIFHLASDRDYRLDRLIAAPVWYAPLGPEADASLEEVWTRLTSGAHAQHVTLTVKGRKLEVSREAAGVAWFSFEELCARPLYSRDYLTIAANFHTVILRGIPKLDSDKRNEAARFVALIDALYEAKVKLVASAAAEPETLYPEGDGAFEFERTVSRLHEMRSTDYLAEERVEISVD, encoded by the coding sequence ATGGCAAATGTGGTCCGCCAGTACAGGGAACGTGTGGAGGCAGGCCTGCTCACCAATGATCCGGTGCAGGCCGAAGCCGCTGAACGCCTCGACGATCTGGCAAAGCGCCTGGCCGATCCGCCAAAAGGCGGCTGGTTCTCGAAACCGGACCCTGTGCGCGGGCTCTATCTCTGGGGCGGGGTCGGGCGCGGCAAGTCCATGCTGATGGACCTGTTCTTCGAGGATGCCGCACCAAAGGCGAAACGCCGGGTGCATTTCCACGAATTCATGGCCGAGATCCAGGACCGGCTCGACACCTGGCGCAAGATGCCGGAGGGCGAGCGCAAACGCTCCCAATGGCGCGTGAAGGGCGCGGGCGACGATCCGATCCCGCCGGTGGCCAAACAGGTCGCCGCCGAAGCGCAGCTTCTCTGCTTCGACGAATTCCAGGTGACGCAGATCGCCGATGCCATGATCCTCGCCCGCCTGTTCGACCAGTTGTTCTCACGCGGCGTGACCATGGTGGCGACCTCCAATCGCGTGCCGGATGATCTCTATAAGGATGGTATCAACCGCCCGCTTTTCCTGCCGTTCATCCAGCAGCTGAAAGAGCGTTGCGACATCTTCCACCTCGCATCGGACCGCGACTACCGGCTGGACCGGCTGATTGCGGCGCCGGTCTGGTATGCCCCGCTCGGGCCGGAGGCGGACGCCTCGCTTGAAGAGGTCTGGACCCGCCTCACCTCCGGCGCCCATGCCCAGCATGTGACGCTGACGGTGAAAGGCCGCAAGCTGGAAGTCAGCCGCGAAGCCGCCGGTGTGGCCTGGTTCAGTTTCGAGGAGCTTTGCGCCCGCCCGCTCTATTCGCGCGACTATCTGACCATCGCAGCGAATTTCCATACGGTGATCCTGCGCGGCATTCCGAAACTCGACTCCGACAAGCGCAATGAAGCCGCGCGTTTCGTGGCGCTGATCGATGCGCTTTACGAAGCGAAAGTCAAACTGGTGGCGAGTGCGGCGGCAGAGCCGGAAACGCTGTACCCGGAAGGAGACGGCGCCTTCGAATTCGAACGGACCGTCAGCCGCCTGCATGAAATGCGCTCCACCGACTATCTCGCCGAAGAGCGCGTCGAGATCAGCGTCGACTGA
- a CDS encoding response regulator transcription factor, with translation MKVLWVEDHAPVRDMLAIAADKAARSRVQVDLVMAPTLMAAETRLRLERFDLVVLDLGLPDSMDPDMTIARIANMGKYRIAVVSSMDTRDQAVEAAVRCGANIHPEAVFKAGLPFNRFIQRPDSFEDFLMDLMPSAADTTGMTVRAA, from the coding sequence ATGAAAGTTCTCTGGGTTGAAGATCACGCGCCGGTGCGCGACATGCTGGCCATCGCTGCGGACAAGGCTGCCCGCTCTCGCGTTCAGGTGGACCTCGTCATGGCACCGACGCTGATGGCGGCGGAAACGCGCCTGCGTCTTGAACGTTTCGACCTTGTCGTGCTGGACCTCGGCCTGCCGGATTCCATGGATCCGGACATGACCATCGCCCGCATCGCGAACATGGGCAAATACCGGATCGCCGTCGTTTCCTCGATGGATACGCGCGACCAGGCTGTCGAAGCGGCTGTGCGTTGCGGCGCAAACATCCACCCGGAAGCTGTTTTCAAGGCCGGCCTGCCGTTCAACCGCTTCATCCAGCGTCCGGACTCCTTCGAGGATTTCCTGATGGACCTGATGCCTTCGGCCGCCGATACGACGGGCATGACGGTCCGGGCCGCCTGA